The Bradysia coprophila strain Holo2 unplaced genomic scaffold, BU_Bcop_v1 contig_297, whole genome shotgun sequence DNA window gaaaaacctttaaaatcaaagaaaattttctcgaaaatcctttgaaattcacaaaaagtccttgaaaatcaaagaaaaatctttagAATTGACAGGAAATTCCTTAGAAATTGTGTAAACATTCTTGTGTATCCTTTGAAATTGAcagaaaatccttaaaaatcaaaggaaaatccttagaaatcaatgaaaaattcttgaaaatcctttgaatttgaaatcaaaggagaaaaatcttctaaaaatgCTTAAAAATCCTTCAAAACTGAATTCCTTGAAAACTAAAGAGAATTCTTAATCAAAGAAGCATCATTTTGAACTTAAAATACACGATTATCTACCCCTCAAATCAAACCTTGCTGGATATCTGGTATAACTCGCCTGAGTTCTACaccgtttgtttgtttttttttttaatctcaGTCGTAAGTGAATCGGCTTTTCAAAAGAACAATCTTCATCAGGACCTTTCAGGATCGAAATAACTTCTTTTCTTTCATCTTTATCCACATAGAAAGCAAATGTTAGCGTTAGTAGTTGCCTGACTTCAAGCAAAATGAACTTTAGAAATTGAGAATGAGAGAAAGAGAGTCCGCAATGAACTGCAGAGAATTCATTTTCGGATGCATTTTTGTATGGCCAGCAGAAAATGTACTAGATTTGTGGCAGTTCATTGCTGGAATCCCTGTAAGACTCTTTTCTCTTTGCAAACTATAAACTTGACCATGCTGAATCACGAACCATTGTAACATTAGGGTGGTTGGAGCATGGAATATtatgaaatcgaaaaattgtcTCGCCAATATTCTTTAAACTTTAACTGAGCCTGTTAACCAATTTCGATTAATTGACTACATTTCAAACTAAGTGTTGAACATAACGCAAATTGTCTAATTTCTTAATAAAACAGATAAATGATATGCTCGAAGTAAAGGCTATACGATTACAGGCTCAGATTTCACGTTACGAAACCTCTGACTATCGATTCCAGACCATCACTGACGGTCAAGTCAAATATCAGGAACTCGCTGGCGATGTTCACCTCGGATCGACAGATCAGAGGTTTTCTTTAGCTGGACATACTAGCACCTATATATTACCGTCAAAACTCTGAGTGTCGAACATTCTATACAATGAAAGCGTTGACAGAGAACTTGTGCCATAatagaaattgattaaaaacgAATTCTAAATCCAGCAAATCAGCTAGTTAGTGTAGTTGAACGTCTTACTGGAACAAGATTGAGTGACGTTATAGTCATTTCGAATTCGAAGCAAATGCATCCAGATGGAATATTTGAGCGTGAAGATTGGAGTCTGATTTTTAAGTCTTCCGATCATCAATTTCTAGGACAAGATAGCGAGAAAGTTGTTCAGGGAACGGATCCAGAAAATTTGACCAGGGtggtttttgaataaatgcatttttagggtacaaaaattaattaaaaaaaaataacattcTGATCAACAGAGGTGGATCCGCGCCTGAAATGAaagaattgtaaaaaaaatcttagaaagaGAAGAGCGGATTGGATTCCACTGAGACCGTTAGATCAATGACAGATTGAATGGACATTGAAAAGCGAATACGAAATGATGGCGATTTTATGGGACCAAGTtggtttttcatgtttttgttATGAGTATGAGAGTAATGATATTCACATGATTCTTATGTTGTTTGATGACCGATATAAGTTAACAAAATAAGACAAATTTGTTTCCTAATTATTTCTCCGGCTAGAacgattttaataattaataaaacttTGACTGAAATCATCGCTAAATGGGGCGAAGAATATTCCGTTCCTTTCTCGGTCGGGaaaattcttccaattttttttctctaaatcTAACGAAAAAGTAACCGtaaaaaacactaaaaataaacaaaaaaaaaagttgtttgtttgttgtcgttaaataaattacatgacttgaataaaattgtaacaattacacaaacacacataaggaagtaaataaaaaaatagtttgtcCTCACTCTCTCTTCATAATAAACCTTCTCTCCGTTtcactacaattatttaaaaatgccAATCGAGAGGAGAGAGGACGACGACAAACTGGAAAAgcatttttcgtttgattgtTTGATGTCATTTtctgaacaattttaattaaatttattaaaatcagtGAACGTGGTCGCATTGATTTGTTTGTCGattgtttcttgaaaaaaatttgcaaaaatggcattggacgaagagattttattttataaattaaatttcttaaagaGTCTAGGATCCGTGTGGCGGTCGCGTTTATTGTTCTTTCTCtctaatttttccattttctctcAAACATCTGACATTGGCATTTCGTTcggtttttatttcgtttattcCCCCCCACACACACAAAGTTCACAATTTTGGAGCTCGTTCAgaaactcttcgttaagtttcactggggaggattttgacacttctttcatataaagtatgtcaaaatcttcactttggataacgaatttttagttccTGAACGAGTTCTTGTTGTTCCAtgttattaaacaaaaaagagagagatagagaacgagagagagagagagagagtaactagaaaataaaaacgaaaattgtgttGTAGAAATTTGCATCGCACtttcttttaaacaaaataaaattaattaatttcagtgGTTGTCTACTCAATATCTTGCTTTTCTTTATGTTCTCTTGTAACCGCGTTGCACTGcttaaatttgttgttgtcgttCGTCCactaattccaaaatttaatttctttaactttaaatttaaacaaaaactttggCCACCGCATCAGCCCCAGCACTAGCAATGAACGCTCGCGACGGATGAAATGCAACATCGAAAATGCTCTCATCGAATTTCTTTCGATGGGCCGTGATTTCCTGTTCGCACGTTCGATTGTCCAAATTCCACAAACGAATCGAACAGTCATGCGAACCGGACAACAAGTACAGACCGTTGGCATCGATCGCTAAACTGGTCACCGGTTCCAGATGCGCCACCATCGAGTGCATGAGATTGCCGGTTCGATTGTCCCAAAACCGGATGTGCCGGTCCTCGTGCGCGGTTATCGTAATCGGCAACGTTGGATGACTGATCACTTTGTTGATGAATCGACCGATCATAAAACTAATTTCGTTCGTTTCCAATCGCACCACCGGCTTGGTCGATTCGATATCGTAGATGACGCAACGGGATACTTTGTCATTGTATGCCACGACAATTTGTTCGGACACTTCACGAACGAAATCGACCGAGGCTGGAATTCCTTCACTCTCCGAACCGAATGTGCTCAGATATTGGACCTTGGACTGCGGCGACCACAGTTTGACGTATCCATCTGCCGAACACGACACCAAATGGCCGCCGGTATGATGGACAGACAATCCCCAAACGGCATCCGTGTGACCGTCGAGTGTGCTCCGCAGCACCGATGGATCGTAGCTGTCATATGGATCTATATTCGAATTCGGCAAATTCCAACAGTGTATGGAACCGTCCAATCCGCCCGAGTAGCACTGCTCGCCATTCGTAGACATTGTAAGACATAAGACTGGTCCAGTGTGAGCTCGAAACGTGTACAGCGGTTCCACATCCAGGCCAgccgatttttttgttaaaacagtTTTCTGCAAATTCCACAGCTTCAAGGTATGATCTTCGGACGCTGTTATGAGAACGGGCTCCTGCGGATGAAATGCTAGCGCACGAACACCGTCAAAGTGCGAACGTAATGTGTATTTGGCATTCCAAGTTCGTCGATACGCTTCTTTCGAATTTGAAACGTCGTATGTCGTCTCGGCTTCATTGTTCACTGTCAATTGAGCCAGCTCACCTAAGCCTAATGAAGAGTCCACATCTTCGTCGTTTCCACTTATCAATGGACGTCTG harbors:
- the LOC119079031 gene encoding striatin-3, translated to MRVMRSEFDNSELRREMDDNSAQLHQNGGGVGQLGGGSSSSSNAVLNKQGDEKQSKGPQYTMPGILHYIQHEFSRFEIERSQWDVDRAELQARIAVLVGERKGQESLKSDLIRRIKMLEYALKQERAKFHRLKFGCDPPSMNDIKPPTDETGISNEVAPDSEVPFSSVSNITWRQGRQLLRQYLQEIGYTDTIIDVRSNRVRSLLGLNNNSEQDDNNSPSINGNENNKRASESQGRRTPAKKSQTGVAELMILDSEAAVLANFEFLGSADVEMSDDDDLAEGLDIPLEDDCEVKTSKRKTKGIKSDDVDAEAEEVLNELNLLTAEGEDSNMSSNKIEDSDWTKSLGYSNATDTTRRPLISGNDEDVDSSLGLGELAQLTVNNEAETTYDVSNSKEAYRRTWNAKYTLRSHFDGVRALAFHPQEPVLITASEDHTLKLWNLQKTVLTKKSAGLDVEPLYTFRAHTGPVLCLTMSTNGEQCYSGGLDGSIHCWNLPNSNIDPYDSYDPSVLRSTLDGHTDAVWGLSVHHTGGHLVSCSADGYVKLWSPQSKVQYLSTFGSESEGIPASVDFVREVSEQIVVAYNDKVSRCVIYDIESTKPVVRLETNEISFMIGRFINKVISHPTLPITITAHEDRHIRFWDNRTGNLMHSMVAHLEPVTSLAIDANGLYLLSGSHDCSIRLWNLDNRTCEQEITAHRKKFDESIFDVAFHPSRAFIASAGADAVAKVFV